CCAGCGGTACGATCGACCGACTGCCACGAGTAAGCATTGTCGTCCAGACGAGTCAGTACGTTCACCGACGTCGTCACTGTCCCATCGCCCGTCATGCCACGCATGTTTGCTCGCCATCCCGAATCAATGGGCACCCACAAGCCGACCGCATGGCCACCATCGGCGCTGAAGTTCCAAGATTGGACGGACTTGGTCACCGGATTCCAACCAAGGATCTGCACACCGGAAGAGGTTGTCCCGTCGTGGCGAGTTGTAGTGTAAGTACGCTCGACAAAGCTTTTGTCGGCCACCCAACGGCAGACCGATTCCATCTTGGCTCCTCGTTCTTCCGCGACCCAGGTACCGATCATCCACTCTAAGTCGGCGATACTTTCGTAGTTGGATGGCTTGGCGACAAACTTGTCGTGCACGGAAGCCATCAGCCACTTGCCGTCGACCTTGCTATGCACAACGGTGTAGAGCGTGTAACCGGGGGTGCCGGAGGGAGATGGTTCGACCTCCGCACGACCTTCTTCAATGGCGATATTGTCACCGACCAAACGCAACGAATCGATCGTGACCTTCATGGTCGCGCCTTTATGATCGGCGAAGAATGTGGCGTATTCTTTTTCAATCGCCTCGCGACCGCTGAATACCTGACCGGCGCCGTCGACGTATTCACCTTGTTTCGTCCAAAGGTCGGCGACCGCCTTGGCGTTCGCTGCGTTGAACGCCTTCACGAATGTCTCCGAGCCAGATCGAATCTCGGTCAACGTTGCATCGTCAGCGGCGAGCGTCGTACCGAGCGAAGCGTTCGTCAGCGTTACGAAGGCAAACAAGAAGAGGAAAGCGAGCTTGGGCCAAACTCTCATGATGGGTGTCCTTGATAGACTCAGCATTAGGAAATGGAGGTTTATGGCGTGGCAGTCGTTGATCGAGGGCTCTGGCGAGTCTCAAGAACGGCTGCCCTGATTGCTCTTACCTTTTGGGGTCGAGCCAGGAATTCACCGAATCGTCACCCTGGGATGACAATGCCTTCAACTCTACCCCTAAATCAGACAATCGGCTTTTTAAGTTCACTCGAATCCCAATCTGAAGTGCGCGGCACCGTCAAAACCGATACCAGAGAGTCAGATCGAATTCGCATGTTTGCCCCAAACGCCTAAATGCTGGCCATGTTGCCGAAACACAACATGAAACGCCGCCTAGGCCTCCTTTCCCGACCCGACGTCTCCCTTCATTTTCTGCGCATCCGCTTGCCGATTGCAAACAGTTTTTGCCAAACCTGTCGAACGAAATCTCATCGCCCCAGCTTGTCTTCAATTCAGCTGAAGAATTCGCGCAATTCTCAACCGATTTCGC
The Blastopirellula marina genome window above contains:
- a CDS encoding SgcJ/EcaC family oxidoreductase; amino-acid sequence: MRVWPKLAFLFLFAFVTLTNASLGTTLAADDATLTEIRSGSETFVKAFNAANAKAVADLWTKQGEYVDGAGQVFSGREAIEKEYATFFADHKGATMKVTIDSLRLVGDNIAIEEGRAEVEPSPSGTPGYTLYTVVHSKVDGKWLMASVHDKFVAKPSNYESIADLEWMIGTWVAEERGAKMESVCRWVADKSFVERTYTTTRHDGTTSSGVQILGWNPVTKSVQSWNFSADGGHAVGLWVPIDSGWRANMRGMTGDGTVTTSVNVLTRLDDNAYSWQSVDRTAGDVALPNSEEVVVKRQ